Proteins encoded within one genomic window of Chitinophagales bacterium:
- a CDS encoding cryptochrome/photolyase family protein, protein MEVSLVYPHQLFESNPCIDRERKVYLIEEYLFFNQYKFHKIKLAYHRSTMKFYQSFLHNQGITVEYIQSQSELHDFRKLATYLKEQGIVKIHFCEVVDDWLSQRIKNSGIETMIYQTPMFLNSRNDIKDYFADKKRFYQTDFYIDQRKKRNILVDKLKKPIGGKWSFDVENRKKYPKEKIPPQLIQISKNDYDIEAENYISKYYSHNYGELGFKYPSTFQEARTWLKDFLKNRLSEFGIYEDAIVENESTLNHSILTPMLNNGLLTPQFVLDETLQYAAENEIPLNSLEGFMRQIIGWREYIRAVYLLKGRQERTKNFWKFTRKIPSSFYSGTTNIEPIDSTIAKVLQKGYNHHIERLMILGNFMLLAEIDPDDVYQWFMEMYIDAYDWVMVPNVYGMSQFADGGLMATKPYISGSNYLFKMSDFKKGAWSKIWDALFWNFMDKQRDFSLSNPRIGILVHMFDKMPVEKRTNYLAMAENYLKKLI, encoded by the coding sequence GTGGAAGTATCTTTAGTTTACCCTCATCAATTATTCGAGTCTAATCCCTGTATAGATAGAGAACGAAAAGTTTATCTCATAGAAGAATATTTGTTTTTTAATCAATACAAATTTCATAAAATAAAACTAGCCTACCATAGATCGACGATGAAGTTTTACCAAAGCTTCTTGCATAATCAAGGTATAACGGTAGAATATATTCAATCCCAATCTGAACTTCATGATTTCAGAAAACTAGCTACCTATCTCAAAGAGCAGGGCATAGTTAAAATTCATTTCTGCGAAGTCGTCGATGACTGGCTATCGCAAAGGATAAAAAATTCAGGTATAGAAACAATGATATATCAGACGCCAATGTTTCTCAACTCAAGAAACGACATTAAAGATTACTTTGCCGATAAGAAAAGATTTTATCAAACAGATTTTTATATCGACCAGAGAAAGAAAAGAAATATTTTGGTGGATAAATTGAAAAAACCAATTGGTGGCAAATGGTCGTTTGATGTCGAAAATCGCAAAAAGTATCCTAAGGAAAAAATACCTCCTCAGCTCATTCAGATTTCAAAAAATGATTATGATATCGAAGCGGAGAATTACATTTCAAAATATTACTCTCATAATTATGGCGAACTGGGGTTTAAATATCCCTCTACGTTTCAAGAAGCACGTACATGGCTCAAAGATTTTCTGAAAAATAGATTATCTGAATTTGGAATTTATGAAGACGCCATTGTAGAGAATGAATCTACTTTGAATCATAGTATTTTGACTCCTATGCTCAATAATGGGCTGCTTACACCTCAATTTGTTTTAGATGAAACCCTCCAATATGCAGCTGAAAATGAAATCCCATTGAATAGTTTGGAAGGATTTATGAGACAAATAATAGGCTGGCGAGAGTATATCCGTGCAGTGTATTTGCTCAAAGGCCGTCAAGAACGAACAAAAAATTTCTGGAAATTTACAAGAAAAATACCATCAAGCTTTTATAGTGGAACTACCAATATAGAACCTATCGATAGCACTATAGCAAAAGTCCTTCAAAAAGGATACAATCATCATATTGAAAGGCTTATGATACTTGGCAATTTTATGCTCTTAGCAGAGATAGATCCCGATGATGTTTATCAATGGTTTATGGAAATGTATATCGATGCCTATGACTGGGTTATGGTTCCTAATGTGTATGGCATGAGTCAGTTTGCAGATGGAGGGCTTATGGCAACCAAACCTTATATTTCTGGTAGCAATTACTTATTCAAAATGAGTGATTTCAAAAAGGGAGCATGGTCAAAAATATGGGATGCGCTCTTTTGGAATTTTATGGATAAGCAGCGAGATTTTTCCCTGTCCAATCCTCGAATAGGTATACTAGTTCATATGTTTGATAAAATGCCTGTCGAAAAGAGAACAAATTATCTCGCAATGGCTGAAAATTACCTCAAGAAACTTATTTAA
- a CDS encoding flavin reductase translates to MQFNSQDIQEFPKRYRAQFINTLSGVKTPVLVGTRSKIGQTNLAIFSSLVHIGSHPPLLGLIFRPDSVPRHTLSNILETECYSINYIPASMIENAHQTSAKYPREVSEFDACKIQKLETEFQAPFVAHSPIRIAMKFREKIDLSINDTSLVIGEIVEVFLEKIKPREDGYLPITDANISSIVGLDSYHSPSPLFRLNYSQPDKAPTKLC, encoded by the coding sequence ATGCAATTTAATAGTCAAGATATTCAAGAATTTCCCAAACGATATCGAGCTCAGTTTATCAACACACTAAGTGGAGTTAAAACCCCCGTCTTAGTGGGGACGAGGAGTAAAATAGGTCAAACTAATCTCGCCATCTTTAGCTCACTGGTTCATATAGGATCTCATCCACCATTGTTAGGTCTCATATTCCGACCAGATTCAGTACCGAGACATACCTTGTCTAATATTTTAGAGACTGAATGCTACAGCATAAACTATATTCCTGCTTCTATGATAGAAAATGCGCACCAAACTTCCGCGAAATATCCAAGAGAAGTCTCAGAATTTGATGCATGTAAAATCCAAAAATTAGAAACAGAATTTCAAGCACCCTTTGTAGCGCATTCCCCAATTCGTATCGCTATGAAATTTAGAGAAAAAATAGATTTAAGCATCAATGATACATCCTTGGTTATTGGAGAAATCGTCGAAGTATTTTTAGAGAAAATAAAACCCAGAGAAGATGGTTATCTACCCATAACAGATGCCAATATATCTTCTATCGTAGGATTAGATTCTTATCACAGCCCTAGTCCGCTTTTTAGGCTCAATTACAGTCAACCAGACAAGGCACCAACTAAACTATGTTAA